One genomic segment of Ostrinia nubilalis chromosome 20, ilOstNubi1.1, whole genome shotgun sequence includes these proteins:
- the LOC135081724 gene encoding neuronal synaptobrevin-like, with protein MKTNYEKVLERDVKLSELDDRADALQYGASQFEQQAKSLKNKFWLQNLKMMIIMGLIGLVIIGLLYVRYRGTPSVTSITGGGSDAAVAPAPAPTADNAVVPTNPH; from the exons atgaaaacaaattacGAAAAAGTGTTGGAGAGAGACGTGAAGTTATCGGAACTGGATGATAGAGCAG aTGCTCTTCAATATGGTGCCTCACAATTCGAGCAGCAAGCGAAAAGTTTGAAGAACAAGTTTTGGTTACAAAACTTAAAG ATGATGATCATAATGGGGCTAATCGGTCTAGTCATTATAGGTCTACTGTACG TTCGATACCGTGGCACGCCCAGCGTGACCAGCATCACTGGTGGTGGAAGCGATGCTGCAGTGGCCCCGGCACCGGCTCCAACGGCAGACAACGCAGTGGTGCCCACCAACCCACATT aa